AAAGATAATTCTTTTACATTTTTTTGGATTCACTAATGTAGTATTTACATTTTTTATATTGTATATTACTTTTAATGTAGTATTTTCATTTTTTAATAGTGTACTTAATTATTATTACATTTTATATATTATATATTTACATATTTAAATGCATATTTACATGTATTTAATTTTTACATTTTAAGGTAGATGTCTAATGTAGTATTTCTATTTTTTCATTTTTTTTATTTACATTTTAAGATAGATGTTTAATGCTTAACGTATTTTTTTCATTTTTTATATAATGTATTTACTTATAATATTATTTTTTGTATATTATATATTTACTTAATATCTATATTTTACATTTTAAAATAAATTTTTAAGGCTTAATGTATTTTTTCTATTTTTTAATTGTGTATTTACATTTGAGGATAAATGTTTAATGCTTAATGTACTTTTCTTATTTTTTATATTATGTATTTACTTATTAATATTATTTTTGTATATTATATTTTTTAAATTGCGTATTTACTTATTATTGTATATATAGTTCATATATTATATTTTTACGTATTTAATTGTATATTTACTTATATTTTCGTATGTACTTACTTATTATTACTTTTTGTATATTATATATTTACATATTTAAATTTGTATTTACATGTATTTAATTTTTATATTTTAAGATAGATGTCTAATATAATATTTCATTCTTTATTTTTTATTTATATTTTAAGATAGATGTTTAGTGCTTAATGTACTTTTCCATTTTTTATATTATGTATTTACTTATTAATATTATTTTCATATATTATATGTTTACTTAATATATATATATTTTACATTTTAAGATAGATGTTTAAGGTTTAATGTACGTTTTCTATTTTTTTTTAATTGTGTATTAACATTTTAAGATAAATTTTTAATGCTTAATATATTTTTTCTATTTTTTATATTATTTATTTACTTATTAATATTATTTTCGTATATTATATTTTTTTTTTAAATTGTGTATTTACTATTATTGTATATATAATTCGTATATTATATATTTACTTATATCTTCGTATGATTTAATGTGTATATGATAATAATGTGTAGTATGGTAATGTAATTTAATGTAATAAGGTAATAATATTAGTCATGCCACATTGTTTATTTTCGAAGAGGGTTTCTAAAACGATGTGCACGTTCTCTGTAGCTTCGATTAGTCCCTTTTATTAGTATAGATTTAAGATAGATGTTTAGTGTTTAATGTACTTTTTCCATTTTTTATATTATGTATTTACTTATTAATATTATTTTTCGTATATTATATGTTTACTTAATATATATATATTATATTTTAAGATAGATGTTTAAGGTTTAATGTATGTTTTCTATTTTTTTTTAAATTGTGTATTTACATTTTATGATAAATTTTTAATATATTTTTTCTATTTTTTATATTATTTAGTTACTTATTAATATTATTTTCATATATTATATATTTCTTAAATTGTGTATTTACTATTATTGTATATATAATTCGTATATTATATATTTACTTATATTTTCGTATGATTTAATGTGTATATGATAATAATGTGTAGTATGGTAATGTAATTTAATGTAATAATGTAATAATATTAGTCATGCCACATGTTTTATTTTCGAAGAGGGTTTCTAAAACGATGTGGGCGTTCTCTGTAGCTTCGATTAGTCCATTTTATTAGTATAGATTTAAGAAAACAAGAACATGAATTTTTTTGGTTTCAAAGGAAAACAAGAACATGAATTTTTGCGGGAAAAAAAATATCAGTTTTGGTGAAAAAATTAATTTGCGGTTTAAAAAATAAAAATAATTTCATTTTTAAGTTTTGGCGAAAAACAAGATTTTGTCATTTTGGTACAAAAAAAATTATGAAAATTTTAACGAAAAAATTATAATTTTGCGGTTGTGATGTAAAAACATAATTTATTGTTTTTATGGAAAATATGATTTTGTGGCTTTCCAAAAAAAAAATCAATTTGACGGTTTTGACGGAAACAATCTTTTGTGTTTTTGACAAAAACATGAATTTGTAGGTTTGACAAAAACATTCTCAATTTTTCTGTTTTATGAGAAATTTTAATTTTGATATTTTTTTACAGAAAAACTTGATTTTGTAGTTTTTAGAAAAAACATGGTTAAGTTTTGCTGGAAAACTTAATTTTGTGATTCTTACAAAACAAATTGATGTTTTGCGATTTTGATAGATTTTTTTGTTGTTGTTGCAATTTTAGCAAAAATTACTATTGTTATAATTTTTAATTTATTTTTCATGTTTGGTTAAAATTAATTAATTTTATTTGATTACTATTGTTTTAATGTTATTGTAAATTGACAATCGTTTTTGATGTATTTATAATTAAATTTAACGTGTTTTTAATGTGTCATAGGAACAAATTTATGAATATGAAATGAAGTGAATATAATTATATTTAATTCATTTATTAAAATTATATAATATGTCTTTATTTATTTTATAAGAAAGAGACATCGAAAGTCTCAATTGAGCAATAAGTTACATATATGTTTAATTTGTCCACTTAATAAATTGGTGAAAGGGCTTGGGTGGACCAGTTGTACTTTAATTTGGGAGAATCTTTACCATGTGAGATATATATACCATCTTCTCTTGCATCCCAAAAGTTTTTCCTACCATAGTGGACAATGAAACCACCACCTGTAAAAGTTTTTCCTACCAGAGTTAGCTTAGTAAGCAGCTACATCAGTAGTTTCTCACCTAAAAACTGAAGAACAAAATTAATAGAAAAAGGAAATATATGAAAAACGTAGAACAAGAGTCTCTCAAAAGAGAAACCATTAGAACTCCTCTAGATATTCTAAATACAACGGTCATTTTATAATTAGCTTACATATTTAAAACAAAATAAATTTCAAACCGATAAATAATATGAATTATAACAATAACTAGATCTCGATCCGCGCAACCGCGCGGATCTTTGTTTTCATTTATTTTTATATAAATATTTTATTTTCAATTCTAAATTGATATATATTATAATATATATGTGTCTATCAATTTTTAAAATATAATAAGTTTACGGTATATTTTTTCATTGAATAGATTGTTTCAAACTTTCATATGTATTTGTATCTTCTTCTATATATATATATTTTCGGATTATTATTTCATTATTAAAATCGTAACTATATATAAAGATTAGTAAAATATTGTTTTATTATCATATTCAAAGATATTGTAACATTTCACAAATTTAGAAAGTTTTTTAAAAATTAAACTTTTCGCTTCATACATTTATATTATCGAGTAAATAATTAAACATTTATTTTTTGTTTAATTTTTAGAATAAACTATATTGTTTAGAATTTGTTTTCATTGGTTTAAGGTAATAAAGATTAATCATTGTTGGATAATATGATTTTTGTTATTTAAAAAAATCTTTATAATTTTAAAAGTTAACATCGACAAATATTTAAATATTTAACATATGGAGGTATAGTATTACAACATTAAATTATATCAATTTAATTTATACTATCTATAAATCCAATAGATCATCTATTGTTTAAAGAATAATACTTAGGTTCACCCCTGTGGTGAATAGTTAAATTCACCACACTCTTCATAACCAATTAAAGTGCCATGTAGAAGTAGTTAAAAAAGACAATAAAAATAAAAAAATAGCTAAAAAAAAAACAACACCGACATTAATTAACGCCGTCTAAAAACCTAAACTCTAAAACCATAAATCCCAATCCGAAACACTAAACCCTAAATCCAAATCCTAAAACCCAAACTCTAAATCTTAAACCTTAAACCCAAACTCTCAACAATAAACCTTAAATCCTAAAATCTAAACCCTAAACCCAAAACTCTAAACCATAAACCCTAAAATCTAAACCCTAAACCCAAAATCCTAAACCCTAAACTCTAAACCCAAAACTTCAAATCCTAAACCCTAAACTCTAAATCCTAAACCCTAAACCCAAACNNNNNNNNNNNNNNNNNNNNNNNNNNNNNNNNNNNNNNNNNNNNNNNNNNNNNNNNNNNNNNNNNNNNNNNNNNNNNNNNNNNNNNNNNNNNNNNNNNNNNNNNNNNNNNNNNNNNNNNNNNNNNNNNNNNNNNNNNNNNNNNNNNNNNNNNNNNNNNNNNNNNNNNNNNNNNNNNNNNNNNNNNNNNNNNNNNNNNNNNNNNNNNNNNNNNNNNNNNNNNNNNNNNNNNNNNNNNNNNNNNNNNNNNNNNNNNNNNNNNNNNNNNNNNNNNNNNNNNNNNNNNNNNNNNNNNNNNNNNNNNNNNNNNNNNNNNNNNNNNNNNNNNNNNNNNNNNNNNNNNNNNNNNNNNNNNNNNNNNNNNNNNNNNNNNNNNNNNNNNNNNNNNNNNNNNNNNNNNGTTTATGATTTAGGGTTTGGGTTTAAGATTTAAAGTTTTGGGTTTAGGGTTTAGATTTTTGGATTTGGGGTTTAGGGTTTAGAGTTTTGGGTTTGGGCTTTAGGGTTTAGATTTTAGGATTTAGGGTTTATTGTGTAGAGTTTGGGTTTAGGGTTTAAGATTTAGGGTTTAGATTTTACGATTGGGGTTTATGGTTTAGTGTTTTGGATTTAGGGTTTATGGTTTTAGAGTTTAGGTTTTTAGAATTTAAAATTTTGCAGATGGCGCTAATTAATGTCGGTGTTGTTTTTTTCCAACTATTTAAGTCTTTATTTTTATTATTTTTTTAAACTATTCCTACATGGCATTTTGGTTGGTTATGAAGAGTGTGGTGAATTTAACCATTCACCATAGGGGTGAACCTAAGTATTGTTCTTGTTTAAATCCAGTTATTGATAGCCCAATAAAATTTTTTTATAGGCCCAAAATTTAAATGATAAGATTAGAGATTAAATGCAACATTATTTATAGGAATAGATCCATTTTTTAAAAAAAATCACACAAGGTTGTGACTTCTATTTTAATATATAAGATATAAATCTAACAAGAACCCATTTGAGAACTTTCAGCGTCGAGTCTAATACTTCAATAAAGTAGGGTCAATCTAAGTAATTTTCTCATAGAAAAATATAAAATCTATAATATAATGAGACAGTTGCATCATTTCTGAGGCGACACGTCAGCGGTCTGTGGGTCCCACTTTAAAAAATGTGAAAAAATGTCGAGATTGTGGCTCGAACCCAGGTTATTGAAATATAAACACCACCATTTATACCACTGAGCTAAAGGATTCTTTGTACATCGGTGGCCGAAACTAATATATATTTATGATAGGAGAGTTTACTCTGTACACGTATGATTTCGGTTTAAGTTCTATAAAAAGCCCAAGTCGGCTGTAAGGCCATTTGGCCAATGTTTAGTTATATGGCCTATTTTGAAAAAAAGGTCTGACGTTTTATGTTTTTGTCGAGAAAAGTGTGCCGTTTTTTATTCGTTAAACGAGTAATGATTAGATTTTCAGAAGTTTCTTCTTCTTCGACCCTTCAATCTTACCAACCCTGCTGCTTTTCCTAATCATGTGGAAAAACGAGTCTTAATCAACTCTTTACCTTACAACTCTTTTCATATCTATTAATTCTTTTTATTGTATTCAACGTATACCTCTTAAATTTTACAATAAATGGTTTTCTTTCATTAAAGCCATTTACTATCTTAAACTCTCCTTCTCCCTTCTGATACAAAGAAACCGAAAAATTCACTTCAACCCGTATAAATTGGAGAAGGTTGATAGCTGGATGGATCTTCACAGACGCTCTCAGTTTATCTTCTATCTTCAATTGGAGAGGGAGCTGCTCATCCTCGACGAACAGGTATGATTGATTTTTTCTGCAATTTCCTTCCTACGAAGCCCAAAGAGATCTATCGAGTTACTGATCTGCGTTAACCATTTGATGAATTCCATCCCGAATGATCCCAAAACAATCAACGTCTACCTCAAAACACCAGGTATCATGATTTTTTCTCTCATCTCCTTTTTAGACAAGAACAAAAAAAACTAGCAAATACACTAATCTATGAACTAACTTTCGCAGATGATGAGTAAACAGCGCCCAATAGACCTCCACAACCTGATGTAGATGATCGGAGGCCACTGAAGAAGAAGAAGCCTGCAACAATGTCAGAGGATGCTAAAGCATTGAGCATGATTAGACAAATGTTCAAGCACTGCTTCTAACTTTTCTCCTATGCTAACTTATGAGTTTTGTATTGTTTTAATGTCAGTACTGATCGTTATGTTGGACATGGCTATGATAACCGAGACCTGGAAGCCTGCTTTGACGATATCATGAAGGAAGAGAGACGAAGGTAACATCAATATCTTGATCATGAGTTTCAATCATTTGTTTCTTCTTATATATATTGCTCAACGGTTTGTGTTTGATTTGATAAATGCAGTGCGAGAATCGCAAGGGAGGAAGATGAAATGGAAGCAAAGCTGATCGCAGAAGAAGAAGAGCGAGAGAGACAGAGAAAGTTGTTGAAGCTGAGGCTAAGAAAGTTAGAAGAAACAAACCTTTTGATCATCTTTGTCTTCTTTTTTAAATATACGACAAGTTTAATCTTTAGTGCTTCTCTCATTCAAATCTCTTTGGAGAATAGTGTGTTCTTGAAACTGTACAATTAGATAATAATTATATTTATTGGNNNNNNNNNNNNNNNNNNNNNNNNNNNNNNNNNNNNNNNNNNNNNNNNNNNNNNNNNNNNNNNNNNNNNNNNNNNNNNNNNNNNNNNNNNNNNNTTCTTACAAGTCCATGAACATTATTTTTGTGATTCTTTTATAATCTTTTCCTCTCAAAGATCTTTGTTTGAGGTATCAAATGGTGACCAAAGAAGAAGATTGTCTTCCTCCTGCGACAAAGCCGTTGAGATGTTATTTTCCTTCTTCTACGACTCCTCTTGCGGAGGGAGAGACTATTCAAATCTTAGAAATCGTGGAACCATCCTTTCTCTCTCCCGCTTGGTATATCATTATTCTTTACTTACTCTTCAATTTTGAGCTCTTCCCTTCACCACAATTTAGAGATAGTTGAAACCTTTTAGCTATGGTCTGACTGTATCTTTCAGTTCAATACGTTATAAAAGTTACTCTTTTGGTTTAGTTTAGGTTGGAGATTCAAACAGATTCTTATAGCTTTACTCGATCATTTATGTACTCCAGTTTTTTTTCCAGGTTGCTGGTGACTTTTTGCATCTAGAAATTAAAACTTTTTGTTTAGTTTACGGTGTGGTTCTTATATATTCTTCTCTATTTTGCGTACTGCTTTGTTATTTTTATAAACGATCTCCATTAAAAAAGGTTTATGTTTACATGAACAAGATGAACCATGTAAAAGACTGTTTTCCATGTTTCTAAAACGCTGCGAGAGGCATTCATACGCCAAGAAACATGTAAAGGCTCCATATTCCCACAAAGTATGTTTATATCTTAATATCAAACTGTCTTACAAACTGAGAATTAATTGTGTATACACAAATGAATAGGTCAATGGAATATAGAAAGCTTAAGGCTATGGTTGATCTTTTGGAGAGGAACCAAAGGTACTAATACATTTTAGTAATGAACATGTATAAATAATGTTCTAGTTTTCTTACTTAACATTGGGGATTAACAATAGTGCGGATGATATTGATTCATTGCGGGCATTATGTGGGAAAAGATTTGGAATCAATTGCGCAAGGGAACTCCCGACTCTAGAGTAACAGCTGGACACTTCTGTTAAACACATTTGCTCCAGAATAGTATATGTATATCTTTCTTATGGGCACATACACACACACACACATCTCTGTAAGATGTTTGAATTTGTGCACATATAAATATATGCTTAACTATTGTAAGTGATTTAGAAAGATTCTTCTTCATANNNNNNNNNNNNNNNNNNNNNNNNNNNNNNNNNNNNNNNNNNNNNNNNNNNNNNNNNNNNNNNNNNNNNNNNNNNNNNNNNNNNNNNNNNNNNNNNNCTTCAAAGAAAGTTATGTTAACACCACTTCATCTCTGAAGTCGCGAGTATGTGCGACTTATGTAAGCGGGGATGCCAGCACCAAGCTCTCATATTGGAAGACTCATGAGTGACTTAGGGCTGTAGATTTTTACTGGTGAGATATTCAAGTTCCAGTGTTTTACTCCACTTTTTTCTTCAACTTGAGCTACCATCACTCCACTTTGGGCACCAAATGTTTCTTAAAATGAAGAATCAGTTTTTTTTTTTAATTTGCATAATCATGCAGCAAGCTGCACATAAGGTGGGCTTTGTCCATTTAGTATTAAGGTGTCTCCTAGGTTTAAACTTGAACTGTCTTCACATTATCATGGTCTATATGAATACACTGCACAAAAAATTACCATAAGCTTTATTTTAGTAAAGACATGCATTGTTTTTATTATATACGACTGCATACACCAACTCTGCTTCTCTTCTCCTCAACGAAATTAAGATAAAAAAACACTCTCCTTTACAAAACTCACTTTTGCAGGTTTAAATGAAGACGATGAGACTTTCGCCAACATTTCTAATCTGCGTCAATACTAGGCAACAAGATAAACATTTAATTACAATAAAAACACCTTCATGTATTGATTCTTTACTAAAAACAAAAATAATTCTACAACAGGAACATCGCCTTCATTTCAAATTCACAGCGGACAGCTAAAAAGCTCGAAAAAAAAACATCTATTTTTTTGGTCAAAGATAAACAGTTATTCGATTTCCCTCACCACCGAGAAAATGAACATATATGGCCCAATTTTATAACTCCAAGCCCATTTAAACTATGCATTTATCTTAAACTTATGTTAAATTAAAAATCTTTTACGGCCTAACAATATATCTTCGTTTCAGACGATATGATTCATGCAATTATGACAAAAAATTTAGCAAAAAAATTTGCATTCGATCCAAGTAGTCTAATTGTTGCAACAAATGGTTAAAAAAAATATCCAACTCAACAACCCCGCGCTTGCGCAGGGATCCGCCCCTAGTCAAAATAATAATGACGAGTGTTCATAGTATCCTTCTTTTGGAAGATCTAAAAAGTTTGTTTGTTTGTTTGTTTATCTTTTTTTTCTGGGTGCTATTAATAAACCATGTGAATGTATATATGTAATAAAGGCCAGACACAAACTTTTTATTTTTCAACTTAAACATTGTAACTAGCACAATTCTCTCAAATATTTTTTTTTTAAATTTATCACAAAAATAGCCATAAAAAATGATCAAAATAGCTTTTTTATTTTGAAATTTTTTATTTTAATTTTTATTTTCTAAAATTTGAAATTGTATCCCAAAATCCTATTCCTTAACTGTAAACCATAAGTCTAGATTAGTTAACCATAGGATAAAAATACATTGTTTACCTTTCAATAAAACTTATTTTGGTCATTTTCTTCATTGAGTGCTATTTTTGTGACAAAAAGAGTATCCTAAAAAATTTATGTTGTAACTATGCCTTACTTGCTTCTAAATTCTAGCGTACGGAATCATTTATTATGTGTGTGTTTGCTTGTCTTATGAGTCATACTATACTTCTATGCTAATCTTTTCTTTTTGAGTTTCGATTACTCTTTTATATTCATTTTGTTTTGTCCTTGGAATTAGCTAGCTATGTGTTCTTGTATTTCTTCCTTCTTGATAAAAACACAAACACGATTTAGTAAGACAAGCTGTTCCTCGTTCTTCCATTTCCTCGCAGCTTACTTCCACGCTCTCTCTATTTGCTTCATGGAATCTCTAAAGTCAAAATGCAAAACTCTCATCAATGTGAGCCAACCAGAGAACCAATAGATCAAACATGTTAGAACGTAGCAAAAGTTGCTAAAATGTTAATATTTTTATATATTTATGATGGTTTTTGTATGTAGAGCATAAACTGTTTTGCATACCGCAAAAGTGGAAGTCGATGAGCTATCAAAGAGACTCAACATCCAAGGGAAGGTTGTGAAAAAGGATGGTGGTTCATCAGACAATTTCGGGAGCACAAGTACATGTGATATGGAACACAATGTCACGATTCGATCACAATCATCAAACCCGCCTTTTGATCCCCGGTGCAGCACAAGCAACTCTACCCTATTTGTAAACCATGGTAACTCTTGAATCTATCTTTGGTGTTGTAACTTGTGAGGCCTCGGTTGTTTTACAAAAACTTCATTCTTTCCATGGATAGTGTAAATGCTAGCAAGTTCATTAGAAACAAATTACACAGTAAGCATAATAGGAAACGCAAAGCAATCAAATTCTAAACCGGCTGCATTACGTGAATTACATATGCATGGCAGACCACAAACATTATATATTTTTTTTTTTTTTTTTTTGGATAAAAGATTACACAAACATTATATTGTTAAAACACAAACATTATATTAAAACAAAACTCTACGTTTAATTTTTCCTTCATGTTTTTTTGAAAGGCTTTTCCTTCTTTTACGTTTGATATCTGTAGGAGCTGTGCACAACAGTATTTATGTTTACAGCAGTAAATCTAAAGTAATCAAGCTTTAAGCTTTAATTTGTTTCTCGTCTCCACAGCAATTTTGAAAACTAACGTGTGTGAAAGTGCTTTAGAAAGTTAAATTTCTACAACTCAGTTTTGTGTGCTTTCCAAAGAAAAAAATAATATTTTATTTAACTTTTAATAAAAAAATAAGATAACAGAAGCAAAACATATGTACGCATCTATTTCTCTCTTCTATATTATTAATCTTAACTTATAAACTGATTAATGAACTAGCTTTTCTGTCATATTAATTTGATTGCGAACTAGTTTATAAGTTGTATACTTGATTGTTTGTCGTAGTAATTAGATTTTTATTAATTGAGTATGAAATATATTTTTTCTATAGTAATACTTTGAACATGCACTGGTTTTAAAATTATATAGTTTAGGGCATATAGGCAAATTCGATTACACAAAATCAGTTTCCAAATCGCAATAGATTTATAGAATACTCGTGGGTAAACCTAACTATTGATTTATTGTTATACCAATTTTTTTTAAAGATGAACAATCTACTTTATGAGATTTTTTAGGATTACTATTTTTTTATTTGTTCAATAAAATTATAATTATTATAAAAAAAATTGTATATATTAATATGTTGTTTAATATATGTATAAATATTAATCTGTTGGAATTGTGTAATCTCGTGTCCAACTCTATATTGTCCGATTAGTACGATATTGTCCACTTTGGGCATAATTGGCTGGCCCGCATGGATTTACTTTTGGGCTTCTTCCCAAAAGGCCTCGTACTATTAGAGTTGGACATATCTTTATATATTAGACACTCTTTGTCTAATTCTCCAATGTGGGATTTAGTTTGTTATCTCACATTCTCCCCCTCAAACTAAGGATCACATTCATCTCGTGTTCTACAACTAACTTCCAGAATCTTTTGACTTGATCTCTGCCACATACCTCTCATTCCTAACTCATAGGATACCATTCATCTCTTGAAGGGTATATTGGTCTTTTGCAGATTTCTCGTCAACCGCTCTGATACTAATTGTTGGAATTGTGTAATCCCGTGTCCAACTCTATATAGTCCGATTAATACGATATTGTTCACTTTGGACCTAATTGGCTGTCTCGCATGGATTTACTTTTGGGCTTCTTCCCAAAAGGTTTCGTACTATTAGAGTTGGACATCTTTTTATATATTAGACACTCTTTGTCTAATTCTCCAATGTGAGACTTCGTTTGTTATCTCAGATAAGCTACAACTAGTTTATACCAATCATGCTTTAAAAGAAACAATCTATACCTAAAATTATACCGTCAAAGATCTACAGCAATAAGGTCTACAGTTGCAGCAAAAATTCTACAGCATTAACTCTACGGCAAAAAAATTAAAGCTACAGTTTTTACCAATCGGGCCATTAAGTTTCTTTTTACAGAAGCAAGTAATATTATTGTTCGATCAAGTTTTATTTATTCAATGAATT
The DNA window shown above is from Brassica oleracea var. oleracea cultivar TO1000 chromosome C3, BOL, whole genome shotgun sequence and carries:
- the LOC106334316 gene encoding LOW QUALITY PROTEIN: uncharacterized protein LOC106334316 (The sequence of the model RefSeq protein was modified relative to this genomic sequence to represent the inferred CDS: inserted 2 bases in 1 codon), producing MESLKSKCKTLINSINCFXHTAKVEVDELSKRLNIQGKVVKKDGGSSDNFGSTSTCDMEHNVTIRSQSSNPPFDPRCSTSNSTLFVNHGLNQWNQAREQWREYRTSQQCRVLEPAISWDSTYESLLSTNKPFPRPIPLQDMVHFLVDVWEEEGLYM